In Rhodococcus rhodochrous, a single genomic region encodes these proteins:
- a CDS encoding RNA polymerase-binding protein RbpA, protein MADRVLRGSRLGAVSYETDRDHDLAPRRIARYRCDNGEEYDVPFADDAEIPGTWICKNGLEGTLVEGAAPEPKKVKPPRTHWDMLLERRSIEELEDLLKERLDLLKAKRRGA, encoded by the coding sequence ATGGCAGATCGTGTACTGCGAGGCAGCCGACTCGGGGCGGTGAGCTACGAAACCGACCGCGACCACGATCTGGCGCCGCGGCGAATCGCGCGCTACCGCTGCGACAACGGCGAGGAATACGACGTGCCGTTCGCGGACGACGCGGAGATCCCCGGCACCTGGATCTGCAAGAACGGCCTCGAGGGCACCCTGGTCGAGGGCGCCGCACCGGAGCCGAAGAAGGTCAAGCCGCCGCGCACGCACTGGGACATGCTGCTCGAGCGTCGCTCCATCGAGGAACTCGAGGACCTGCTCAAGGAGCGCCTGGACCTGCTCAAGGCCAAGCGCCGCGGCGCCTGA
- a CDS encoding chorismate mutase: MTDRHHTAADAPSTQAAAELADLRAELDDIDRTLLDGIRARLEVCGRVAELKQRHGLDVLQPGRMEVVHRRAQDYAYRHGLSGDFVRSLYTLLIDEACRVEDRIVSGGATADRVGSGRRGDGTN, encoded by the coding sequence GTGACCGACCGTCACCACACTGCGGCGGACGCGCCGTCGACACAGGCCGCCGCCGAATTGGCCGACCTGCGTGCCGAACTCGACGACATCGACCGGACCCTGCTCGACGGGATCCGCGCCCGCCTCGAGGTGTGCGGACGCGTCGCCGAACTCAAGCAACGCCACGGCCTCGACGTGCTGCAACCCGGCCGCATGGAGGTCGTGCACCGCCGCGCCCAGGACTACGCGTACCGGCACGGCCTGTCCGGCGACTTCGTGCGCTCGCTGTACACCCTGCTCATCGACGAGGCGTGCCGGGTCGAGGACCGCATCGTCTCCGGCGGCGCCACCGCGGACCGGGTCGGCTCCGGTCGCCGCGGCGACGGCACGAACTGA